GTTCAAATCACTTTCCGGGTTAAGATGAAATTAGAGTAATTATCTATCCTTATTgttgtaataataataataaggataatattcacacacttatttttttacctCTAACaccttcttgttaattttttgtcattaatcttctttaatttattcgaCTCGACGGTAAATAATTGAGAGGATGTATGGATAGCACTAATAATAGTGAGGTTCATTTATAGTAGAGAGAGGCAATACAAATTAATTGCAATGTGACCTCACAAAAATATGATATCCCTAGCATTACGTGTCTAAATagtattcatttttttatacaactatTTGCACTACCAAGTTAAAAAGAATACTAATAGACTGTAGCATTAAGTGGTAgataattttcttaaataaaaaaaataaaagacagaAATTTCCAAGTGAAAACGCTTTCTATATGGCCCCAGATATCAACGGCTACCTTCCATTCAAAACACGTTCACAGTTCATACCAACTAGCCAAACCAGTCATTTCCATGCAGCgactctctgtctctctctctctatctctctctcaaactGCCAAACTGTCAAACAAAATGGGAAACTCTTCTTCCTTTGTAGCTAGCATTATTTAAGAACCACAACTAGTCACCGAAGTGTAGCCCTCATAATATCAAATTATTTAATGTCACCAATTCAGCACCATAAGTATGGAATGGCAGCTACTACAAATAAACACGAACTACTTGCCAAGTTTGATTTGTTCCATTCAATATTCAAACAAGAGTTGCAGCAGCGGCGGTCATATAACAATTCAAGAAACATTTGCAGGAGATTTATTTAGGAACAAGAATAAATTGTTTGTTGGCAGACAAGAAGCAGGAGCACGTCGCATTAGTTTATGATTTGGTTTCTCTGAGAATTCGCTTCAGAAACATGGGATTTGCCAGCAACGTAGGGAAGTACCAGCTCGGGCGAACGATTGGAGAAGGTACTTTCGCCAAGGTGAAGTTGGCACTCGACAGCACCAATGGCAAGTATGTTGCAATCAAGATCCTGGATAAGCATATGGTGATGCAAACCAATCTCAAGAATCAGGCATATTTCCAAacctttcattttttcttccttttgatttattgttttggagaaattaaagaaaaacagaacaaaTTGTTGCCCAAAATTACAGGTCCAGAGAGAAATTAGAACAATGAAGCTTCTCAACCACTCCAACATTGTTCGCATTCACGAGGTATGTATCTTAACGCGTTAAAAGATTATCGGTTGTACATATTTTGCATCAATTTTTTCTTGAATTAATAGTGATCTTTTTGtttctcaaaattttcactTACAGGTCATAGGAACAAAGACAAAAATTTACATAGTTATGGAATATGTATCTGGAGGTCAACTCTCAGACAAGATGGTGAGATTAGTTTACATTTCGTGTCCGATTTTAAATCTGGTGATTCGGGTTGCTTTTGATTGAAGTGAACAAGTTTATCTAATTTTGTTTCAAACTCTTAAAAAGTTGTACGCCAAAAGATTTAGTGAAGGGGAGGCAAGAAAGCTGTTTCAGCAATTGATTGATGCAATGGACTACTGTCACAACAGAGGTGTCTATCACAGAGATCTAAAGGTGAGTAAAACCTaaatttgcaacattttttttcacaattggAGCTTCCTCAACTGACTATGGTGTCGTATACAGCCTGAAAACTTGCTTCTAGCCAGTAATGGAACGCTGAAGATGTCCGATTTTGGACTCAGCGCACTGCGTAAGGTAGCCACATAAATCCTTATGTTCTCGAGCCGTTGTTcagttattttaattttactattGAAATCTGACGATTTGTGTTGGTGCTTGCGCGAAACTTTGATGATCGACAGCCTGGTGACCTTTTGTCAACAAAATGTGGCTCTCCAAGTTATGTAGCTCCCGAGGTATGCAGGTTATAGATACATACAAAAGTCATACCCTGAGTTTCATTTCATCAGATGGTTTGACGATTTCAATATTCGTGAACAGCTGATCCTGAGTAAGGTGTACGACGGAGCAGCTGCAGATGTTTGGTCTTCTGGAGTGATTCTTTTCGAATTATTAGCTGGTCATCTACCATTTGATGAATCTAGCCTTATGAGCTTATACAAAAAGATATCCAGAGCAGAATACACAATTCCGCGGTGGTTTACAGAAAGCCAGAAGAAGCTCATCTCCAGAATACTTGATCCAAATCCTGGAACGGTATAGCTCTGATGCTTAAATTCCACACTCTTAAGCATTTTGCGATAGCGTGTTGGGATTCATTACACGGCCTCATATATGTGTTCCTTTTATCAATGCAGCGGATAACGATACCAGAGATTATCGAAAATGAATGGTTTCAACAAGATTATGTGGCCACATATGGAAACGATAGTGACGAAAAAATCTACCTTGATGATGTTAATGCTGCATTTGATTCGATTGAGGTAAAAGCTCCGCATGATTGTAACACGGAGAAAAATGCTAGAATCTCACCTTCACTGCAGATACATATCTGATTTTGTACAATTGTTATTTGTTCCTTGCAGGAGAATGTGGCGGAGACAAAAATTCCAAAATCCTCAAGTTTTATAAATGCATTCCAATTGATAGCCATGTCAAATGATCTCGATCTGTCAGGTCTCTTCGAGGAACAGGCAAGTTCACAATGAAGGAAAAGATATCCTAAAATATTTATAATcctactgtttttttttttttctcgctTATAACGTGTAATAATGCTGAACCGTACTCTTAATTTAGGACGAGAACAAGCAGAAAACAAGGATTGGATCCAAGCATACCATTACTGAAACCATGAAGAAAATAGAAGCTGCTGCAACAGATGCGAGCCTTTCAGTAGCAAGAACAAACAACTTCAGGGTATACGGAAATCATATTCGATTGCCTCTTCATCTGCTTATCAAAGTTCTTTCCTGCCAACTAatggtgattttttttcttccatcaGATGAAAATGCATGCAAAACAGATTATGACTAGATGCTGTAGATCATATATTGACATATCAGCAGAGGTAAGAAATTGCCATACATTGGAATGAGTCGTGAATAGAGGATTTTAAGTTCGATCTCTGACCATCCAGGCGAAAATGGCAGGTGATTGAAGTTGCTCCTACGAATTGTGTCGTTGAAATATCAAGATCTGCAGGGGAGCTTAGACCGTACAAAGAAGTATGATCACCATATCCATTAGCTAAATATGCacttatgataaaaaaaatgtttacttACTGAGACAATATTCTGTTGAAAATGATCTCAGTTCTGTAAAAGTTTATCAAGTCAGCTGACAGACAAAGCCGCTGCTTCATCACCGAAGCAAGAATCTGAGGCTGTCAACACTGATAGAGAAAGTATCGAAGAAAAAGAACGGTAAAACGAAACCATTCTGCAATGTGTCAAGGCAATGTGTCAAGAAAAGATAACGGTATACCATAGATTGCTGCAGCTGGCTGACTAGTTGTATTTTCGATAATTATATGCAGCTCTGAGGAGATGAATTCCAGAACAATCAAAGACTACCGCGGTTATTCATCGTCTTGACGAGCTTCTTTTTTTCGTTCAAGACCAAGTTCCTGATGGATCGTAAAGGAAGATGTAAATCTAGAGTAGAAAAACCTGATTCTTTTGCAAAGCTTTCTCCTTACaagcagaaaagaaagaagaggaacGTTTCTTGCTtgcttcaaaattcaaatgttattgtgtatttaattttaacaaTTTCCCGTTCACTTTTGATACAAAATAAGTTATCAAAGATGACAGGGGATCACAGTGTTTGTGATTCTCCATTTGTACTGTATTTGaaagtaaataaatattaattttccCGAAAGCATATTTATTTCTTTCTCCAGAGAGAGATTTCATATCCAAGCAAGGACATGTTTCTGAAACTTTCAAACGCTATCGATTATAGTAGTTTGGGACAGAGTTGCACGAATCTAATTCGCGTGGAACAGAATCCGTCTGATCTCTGATTCGTGCAACTCTGTTCCTCGTTTGGCACCGCATACCCCTGAAAGTTGGAGTGTTCGTAAAAGTGCAACCTTGGGTGGTTATAAGCTGACAATGGCGGCAGTGGCAATGTCTACGTTTTCTTCCACGTACAGCTACGCTTTCCAACTCCCTTAAAATCTTAGTTGTAAACATCTCCTAAATCCCAAGATTTACATGCCAACCGTACAAAATTCCAACATTTCCTTGAGCATCAACTCTAGTTTCTTATCCAACACACAGTGATTTTCTAACTTTCAGGAATTGTCTCTGTTGTCTGAAGGGTTCATTTGATAAGCGTTTTCGCTTtgagtttttcatttttgtgttaAGGTTGAGGGAAATACATGGGAGAAATGAGGGATATAGAGAACTGAAGGAATGTAGAGGAAATTGCACAAAATCAATCCCTCTTCTTCATCCATTGTTTTACCCATATACTTTCCTAATATCTCGAGcacccaaaaaatgaaaactaagaaCAAAATGGTAATCAAACGGACCTTAAGGTGGAGAGCCTCACGTTAGAAGACCTTGTACATGCGTTCACGTAGGAGCTGACATTTCGGAACTGGCTTGAAACCATAGTGAAAAATTACACATCTCTGCATTTACATTTGACGTCAAATATACATCACATTACCTTCAAGGTGGGCAATGTACCTGATAAGCTttataaatgataaaaattacaataaagTAGCAGTCTAATCCGTTGTTGAATCGCCaatcagaaaaaataaaaaataaaagcttCTACAAGCCCTTAGAGAAGGAAGTAATCTATGATATGGAAAACCACATCCGCACCATCAGAATTCAACCAATAGCTCTTCACCTGTATGTATGAGGGAATAGATACatgtaagaaaaagaaaacacagaACACAACACGCTTCTTTACGAGACTATGTTGTTACTAGTTACTAGTATAGCTAATTGGGAACTTTACGAGTATTAATGGGGCCAACCAAAACTTGCCTGAATGGTATTATGAGCGATGTATCGTTGTGTACTTTTTTGAAAGCTGACATCCACACGTTCCCAAGGTATCTGAGTAAGACCTCTAATCATCTCCTCTACACACAGGAAAGGACAAACGCTACTTAAAACTGAAAGTAAACTTTGAATATATGAAAATCATAATAAGAAACAATACTCTGTGCTTCCCCTGACGACCACTCCTCTTTTTCCCTTATCCAAATAACTGCCAAACCACACTATTACTTTCCACCACCTTTCTCTTCCAATCCATAGAAGTAGCCAGTATGTTTTTTGGTTGTGATCGTAACAGAACACATAATAAATGATCCACGAATGTGGATCACCAACTATGATGCATATAGATAGTGTGTGCAACACATTTACGGAATGTTCAAGAAGTATCTATATGTGCCGACTGCTGACATAACATGAAGAGTATTTACATAACACACCAATTGCTAACAAGATCAACTTTCAACTTTTAAAGCACTGAGTCCATACAAATTGAAAACGTATGTCCTCATAACCTTGGTGGAAAGAAATAAACTTAGGATTGAACTAGTCCCCACTCATCCCTCATCACCATTTGGGCCAAAGCTCAGGTTGTAATTTTTTTCCAATAGTTACGCACAACTCAGAAGATAAGTTTGACAAACCTTCCAAGTCTATTTTTACGTCATGAGCAGATGAAGAAGCTTTCATATGAATATCATCAAAAGTTTCTCGCTTGATATATACGATATGTGGATATCTCTCATCGGTTACAAGTAGATTGGACTGCAAATAagaattgaaggaaaaaaacagaaaaaaaataaaatggagtCAGTTTGGAACCATAACAGAAAGGCACACCCTGAATAGGCAATTGATGAGAAAACAAGAAGGCTTACCTTTGGAAGTTCATCTTGACGCCGGATTGATGATGTTCTCCACCCAACCATATCTTGAAATTAAGTCAACATAAACAAGTTCAACTGGTTCCAAAGTGAAAATACGCAAATATACCatataatcaaattttaatagcaAAATAAACAGGAAAAAGGATACGATCATAATTTGCATTAGCATATGCTACACGGCGCTTAAATGCACGTAAAGCCGATCTGCACAGGCAAGAAAAAGATATATTACCATctacaaattattataattcaATCTTTCGGGAAATCATGGAGAATTATGGACATTCTAATACTAACATGAATTTTAGGTCATCACAGTCATTAACCattcgaagaagaagaggaggtcTGCCATCATCATCGTCTGTTAGGAAGAGATGCTTCCCAGATCTCCCAACAATAAAGTGTGCAGTTTGAGAAACTCTTCTCTCGAGAAAAGGAAGACCACAGAGAAACGGGAGCTGCggaaacaaagttaaaaaatttaCGTTCACAAGACTCCTTCCATATTTTCTTACAAGATTCTCTAATGTAGAATGAAAGTAATAAAAGGAATTCTTCAATTCGCAGCTACTTTTCATCACTACATTCTATATAGTCATCATTTGTGTGCGTAAATTGCTCAATTTTGTTTATCCATAGcaaatatgaagaaaataagCATTTCCTACCTGTTTATTTCCCCTTGAACCAAGATGTGGTGTTGCGACTGTTATAAAGTTCATTGCTTCCAGTCCAGCAATTGTACCATGGTGAGGCTGGTCAATGGATTGTGTCAACTTATTTGTATGCCCTTCAATTACACAATTACCATTTTGACCCGAGGGTTCTGATTTTGGAAAAGGTTTGTACAGCCTTCCGATGGCATACCTTGCAACCAACCCCCCTAAGGAATGAGCCACAAAAGATATTTTCCGCACCTCAGACCTCTTTCTGACGACAGCTAATACCTGCATTATTTTTAGCTATGGAATTTAACATTTGCCCAACGTTTGAAATAAATAACTTTATAATATTGAGATTTATCCTTGCAGTTTTCTTATACACTGGTGAGTACCATAAGCAATTTATTATGGTTCAAAAAATGCCCACTTTGGTATCATAAACCAAGGCATGCTATGCTAAAATATGCGGACTAATATGCTATTACCAAATACCTCTTCAGCTAGCCTCTCACCCATCAAGTCAACACCATCAAATGTCAGTCTTGAAGAGTTACATTCACTACCTGCTGGGAAAATTCTAGGTCAGACAGATCATGTACTTTGGAAATAATATGATTCCTAAAGTAAATTTGCAGCAAACAAGGAGGAGCTTGCATATTTACAAGTTTCAATCACTAACAGATATTAGATACAAAAGGGACTTGGAAACGGGATTTTTAAACTTGACCCTCCCCAATCAATAAATTTTACAAATTGGAAATATACTAAGatacttaggccatctccaactgaagggtcTAGAGggtcagagggccgaaaatagcccgaaaaccatctccaactgaggccAGGCtagagggctcgtgggccccacggaatctaaaagggccaaagggccaaccggtTAGCCCAatccagccagccagccagccctgGGTCGGGCTGGATTTCAAATTTCCAACGGCTATTTATTGATGTCAACTAGccgttataatttttttttttttttttttttatatttatttatttatttacagaAATGTTTAAGTAAaggttttgggccaaaatgttttaaagaaTATTTAATTATAGGCCCACAAAGTATGTTTAACTAAAGGCTTGGGTGTTCTTTTTATAAGCTTTGGAGGTTGCTCAAGTTTCTCCCACTGCCGATCTGGGACTGCCACCCacttcctttgtttttttttttttttacactccCCCGATGTGGGACTCccacttcttttttatttttgtttcctacTTCCTCTCCCACAGCCGATGTGGGACTCTCCCAcccacttcctttttttttttttttttttttttaagtactcTAAATAAAAcctctcacatatgttatattttttaaattttagttgtagttattaaatttaagttgtatttttttaaaatttagttgtagtttttaaatttaagttgttgtagtttttaaatttaaataataaattatgtttcgctctttggccctcggttggagatggtttttagTGACAAGGCTAAAATGAGCCTTCTGGCcaaccttcggttggagattaAGACTCTTCGGCACACATGTAAGAAATAAATCATAAGTGAAAAGAAGCACTCACGGTGCACAATTACTTTATCAGGAAGCTTTTTCACAAACTGATCTGCGGCGTATCTCCAGTCTGAAGCACTGAAATCGTGGAAAAAGAATTTCACATgacatgcaaaaaaaaaaaaaaaaaattttacaaaatgaCAAAGAAAATATTTGTCAGGGAAGGACAAAAATAAGAATTTAGGCC
This Pyrus communis chromosome 6, drPyrComm1.1, whole genome shotgun sequence DNA region includes the following protein-coding sequences:
- the LOC137736833 gene encoding uncharacterized protein, translating into MIHSLDSSFRFPAHLQICRTFTQTLYQNPNLSLSLSPLKHMIAANSPLNSAILILRTADPTRKHCSFEPLCSSNHLSFSSSERGLCITRTRMDLLRRFVTGGCVRDPDHQGIKVEIDSGGKDVFAADPKGSGVPEHLVIMVNGIIGSASDWRYAADQFVKKLPDKVIVHRSECNSSRLTFDGVDLMGERLAEEVLAVVRKRSEVRKISFVAHSLGGLVARYAIGRLYKPFPKSEPSGQNGNCVIEGHTNKLTQSIDQPHHGTIAGLEAMNFITVATPHLGSRGNKQLPFLCGLPFLERRVSQTAHFIVGRSGKHLFLTDDDDGRPPLLLRMVNDCDDLKFISALRAFKRRVAYANANYDHMVGWRTSSIRRQDELPKSNLLVTDERYPHIVYIKRETFDDIHMKASSSAHDVKIDLEEEMIRGLTQIPWERVDVSFQKSTQRYIAHNTIQVKSYWLNSDGADVVFHIIDYFLL
- the LOC137736834 gene encoding CBL-interacting serine/threonine-protein kinase 21 → MGFASNVGKYQLGRTIGEGTFAKVKLALDSTNGKYVAIKILDKHMVMQTNLKNQVQREIRTMKLLNHSNIVRIHEVIGTKTKIYIVMEYVSGGQLSDKMLYAKRFSEGEARKLFQQLIDAMDYCHNRGVYHRDLKPENLLLASNGTLKMSDFGLSALRKPGDLLSTKCGSPSYVAPELILSKVYDGAAADVWSSGVILFELLAGHLPFDESSLMSLYKKISRAEYTIPRWFTESQKKLISRILDPNPGTRITIPEIIENEWFQQDYVATYGNDSDEKIYLDDVNAAFDSIEENVAETKIPKSSSFINAFQLIAMSNDLDLSGLFEEQDENKQKTRIGSKHTITETMKKIEAAATDASLSVARTNNFRMKMHAKQIMTRCCRSYIDISAEVIEVAPTNCVVEISRSAGELRPYKEFCKSLSSQLTDKAAASSPKQESEAVNTDRESIEEKERSEEMNSRTIKDYRGYSSS